The following proteins are encoded in a genomic region of Arachis ipaensis cultivar K30076 chromosome B02, Araip1.1, whole genome shotgun sequence:
- the LOC107625590 gene encoding serine carboxypeptidase-like 2, with the protein MVAPSSLRTFEVLLLVLTILLQIAFHQIEAASAKVEYLPGFDGPLPFYLETGYVGLGETDDDLQVFYYFIKSENDPKNDPLMLWLTGGPGCSSFSGLAYQIGPIKFKIEEYNGSLPNLVLRPQSWTKVSNIIFVDLPFGTGFSYAKDVISHRSDWKLIHHTHQFIRKWFIEHPEFLSNKFYMGADSYSGIPAPAIVQEISNGNDKGLHPWINLQGYLLGNPVTTKKESNDQIPYVHGMGLISDELYLSLQRNCKGEYMDIDSENELCLRDMKYFQKCLSRINMFDILDIYCEDDSLKNNEAMQRRFLTEMPEASLSSYLTVPAMSCQIYGFFLGTQWANDASVRKALHVRGEIGKWERCYTTDFDHEITSSFEFHVNLSAKGYRSLIYSGDHDVEVPFSSTQAWIRALNYSIVDDWRPWLLNGQVAGFTRTYANQMTFATVKGAGHTAPEYKPDEGFAMFSRWLSNVPL; encoded by the exons ATGGTGGCTCCTTCTTCTCTGCGCACTTTTGAAGTACTGCTTCTTGTTCTCACAATTTTGCTGCAGATAGCATTTCATCAGATTGAAGCTGCTTCTGCAAAAGTTGAATACCTTCCTGGTTTTGATGGCCCACTCCCCTTTTATCTTGAAACTGG GTACGTGGGATTGGGGGAGACAGATGATGACTTGCAagtattttactattttattaagtCAGAAAATGATCCTAAAAATGATCCTCTTATGCTATGGCTAACTGGTGGTCCTGGTTGTTCTTCATTTTCTGGCCTTGCCTACCAAATTG GTCCAATAAAGTTTAAAATTGAAGAATACAATGGGAGCTTACCTAATTTGGTTTTGAGGCCACAGTCATGGACAAAG GTATCTAATATTATTTTTGTAGATTTGCCATTTGGAACAGGCTTCTCATATGCAAAAGATGTCATTTCCCATCGAAGTGATTGGAAACTTATTCACCACACCCATCAATTTATTAGGAAG TGGTTTATTGAACATCCGGAATTTCtttcaaataaattttatatGGGAGCTGATTCTTACTCTGGAATTCCTGCTCCAGCTATTGTTCAGGAAATTTCAAATg GAAATGATAAAGGTCTCCATCCCTGGATAAATCTACAG GGATATCTATTAGGAAACCCAGTTACCACAAAGAAAGAGTCAAATGATCAGATACCATATGTTCATGGAATGGGACTTATTTCCGATGAACTCTATTTG TCACTGCAGAGAAATTGCAAAGGAGAGTATATGGATATAGATTCAGAAAATGAATTGTGTTTAAGAGACATGAAGTATTTTCAAAAG TGTCTTTCGAGAATTAATATGTTCGACATTTTGGATATCTATTGCGAAGATGATTCTCTTAAGAACAATGAAGCGATGCAAAGGAGATTTTTGACTGAAATGCCTGAGGCCTCTCTTAGTTCTTATCTAACAGTGCCAGCAATGAGCTGCCAA ATTTATGGTTTCTTCCTCGGCACTCAATGGGCGAATGATGCAAGTGTTCGCAAGGCACTGCATGTTAGAGGG GAAATAGGGAAATGGGAACGGTGTTACACTACTGATTTTGACCATGAAATCACTAGTAGCTTCGAATTTCATGTAAATCTCAGCGCAAAAGGCTATCGATCTTTGATATACAG TGGCGATCATGATGTAGAGGTTCCTTTCTCGTCGACTCAAGCGTGGATAAGGGCTCTAAACTACTCCATTGTAGATGATTGGAGGCCATGGCTTTTGAATGGTCAAGTTGCAGG ATTCACAAGAACTTACGCAAATCAAATGACATTTGCAACAGTGAAA GGTGCAGGGCATAcagctcctgagtacaagcctgaTGAAGGTTTTGCCATGTTCTCTAGGTGGCTCTCTAATGTCCCTTTGTAG